The following are encoded together in the Bacillus sp. NP157 genome:
- the atpG gene encoding F0F1 ATP synthase subunit gamma, producing MASGREIKTKIKSTQNMRKVTRALEMVSASKIRKAQDLMKASRPYARLMRKVIAHVAQASTDFTHPFLTERENVARVGFIVVSTDRGLAGGLNSNLFRRTLTSIREWQDKGAQIDVVAVGQKAVQFFRRIKGVNLIGSATHLGEKPKLEDLVGVIKVVLDAYADNKLDRVFLVYNNFVNTIVQKPTIEALLPLTLVAKELENAEGSTAEGVKVEQTHDWDYIYEPDARTVLEHLMTRYIESVVYQSALENLASEHAARMVAMKAASDNANKVIGELTLIYNKARQAAITQEISEIVGGAAAV from the coding sequence ATGGCTAGCGGCCGCGAAATCAAAACCAAGATCAAGAGCACGCAGAACATGCGCAAGGTGACGCGTGCGCTCGAAATGGTCTCGGCGTCGAAGATCCGCAAGGCGCAGGACCTGATGAAGGCGTCGCGTCCGTATGCGCGCCTGATGCGCAAGGTCATCGCCCACGTCGCCCAGGCCAGCACCGACTTCACGCATCCGTTCCTGACCGAGCGCGAGAACGTCGCGCGCGTCGGGTTCATCGTGGTGTCGACCGACCGCGGCCTCGCGGGCGGCCTGAACTCGAACCTGTTCCGTCGCACGCTGACCAGCATCCGCGAGTGGCAGGACAAGGGCGCGCAGATCGATGTCGTTGCCGTCGGCCAGAAGGCCGTGCAGTTCTTCCGCCGCATCAAGGGCGTGAACCTGATCGGCAGCGCGACGCACCTCGGTGAGAAGCCGAAGCTGGAAGACCTCGTCGGCGTCATCAAGGTCGTTCTCGACGCCTACGCCGACAACAAGCTCGACCGCGTTTTCCTGGTCTACAACAACTTCGTGAACACGATCGTGCAGAAGCCGACGATCGAAGCGTTGCTCCCGTTGACGCTGGTGGCGAAGGAACTGGAAAACGCCGAAGGCTCGACGGCCGAAGGCGTCAAGGTCGAGCAGACCCACGACTGGGACTACATCTACGAACCCGATGCGCGCACGGTGCTCGAGCACCTGATGACGCGTTACATCGAGTCGGTGGTGTACCAGTCCGCGCTGGAAAACCTGGCCAGCGAGCATGCCGCGCGCATGGTCGCCATGAAGGCCGCGTCGGACAACGCGAACAAGGTCATCGGCGAACTGACGCTGATCTACAACAAGGCTCGCCAGGCCGCGATCACCCAGGAAATCTCGGAGATCGTTGGCGGCGCCGCCGCCGTCTGA
- the atpA gene encoding F0F1 ATP synthase subunit alpha, translating to MSSTTLNPSEISELIKSRIEQFKLGAEARNEGTIISVSDGIVRIHGLADVMQGEMIELPNDTYALALNLERDSVGAVVLGEYQHLREGDTAKTTGRILEVPVGPGLLGRVVDALGNPIDGKGPIDAAGTSPIEKVAPGVIWRQSVDQPMQTGYKSIDSMIPIGRGQRELIIGDRQTGKTAVAIDAIINQKHSGIKCIYVAIGQKRSSIANVVRKLEENGALANTIVVVASASEAAALQYVAPYSGCAMGEYFRDRGEDALIVYDDLSKQAVAYRQISLLLKRPPGREAYPGDVFYLHSRLLERASRVSAEYVEKMTNGEVKGKTGSLTALPIIETQAGDVSAFVPTNVISITDGQIFLETDLFNAGIRPPVNAGISVSRVGGAAQTKIIKKLSGGVKLALAQYRELAAFAQFASDLDAATRAQLDRGQRVTELMKQPQYTPLSIAELGLSVFAAEKGYLDDLPINKVLPFEKGLHAFFRQNNGELMAKIDETGDWDKDIEATFKAGTDEFKKTGSW from the coding sequence ATGTCCAGCACCACTCTGAATCCGTCCGAGATCAGCGAGCTGATCAAGTCCCGCATCGAGCAGTTCAAGCTCGGTGCCGAGGCACGCAACGAAGGCACGATCATCAGCGTGTCCGACGGCATCGTGCGCATCCACGGCCTGGCCGACGTGATGCAGGGCGAAATGATCGAACTGCCGAACGACACCTATGCCCTCGCGCTGAACCTCGAGCGCGACTCGGTCGGCGCCGTGGTGCTCGGTGAATACCAGCACCTGCGCGAAGGCGACACCGCCAAGACCACCGGCCGCATCCTCGAAGTGCCGGTCGGCCCGGGCCTGCTCGGCCGCGTCGTGGACGCGCTGGGCAACCCGATCGACGGCAAGGGCCCGATCGACGCCGCCGGCACCTCGCCGATCGAAAAGGTCGCGCCGGGCGTGATCTGGCGCCAGTCGGTCGACCAGCCGATGCAGACGGGCTACAAGTCCATCGACTCGATGATCCCGATCGGCCGTGGCCAGCGCGAGCTGATCATCGGCGACCGCCAGACCGGCAAGACCGCCGTGGCGATCGACGCGATCATCAACCAGAAGCATTCCGGCATTAAGTGCATCTACGTGGCCATCGGCCAGAAGCGCAGCTCGATCGCGAACGTGGTGCGCAAGCTCGAAGAGAACGGCGCGCTGGCCAACACCATTGTCGTCGTGGCGTCGGCTTCCGAAGCGGCTGCCCTGCAGTACGTCGCGCCGTACTCCGGCTGCGCCATGGGCGAATACTTCCGTGACCGCGGCGAAGACGCGCTGATCGTGTACGACGACCTCTCCAAGCAGGCCGTCGCCTACCGCCAGATCTCGCTGCTGCTCAAGCGCCCGCCGGGTCGCGAAGCCTACCCGGGCGACGTGTTCTACCTGCACTCGCGCCTGCTCGAGCGTGCATCGCGCGTCAGCGCCGAGTACGTCGAAAAGATGACCAACGGCGAAGTGAAGGGCAAGACCGGTTCGCTGACCGCGCTGCCCATCATCGAAACCCAGGCGGGTGACGTTTCGGCCTTCGTCCCGACCAACGTGATTTCGATCACCGACGGCCAGATCTTCCTGGAAACCGACCTCTTCAACGCGGGCATCCGTCCGCCGGTGAACGCCGGTATCTCGGTGTCGCGCGTCGGTGGCGCCGCCCAGACCAAGATCATCAAGAAGCTGTCCGGTGGCGTGAAGCTCGCCCTCGCCCAGTACCGCGAGCTGGCTGCGTTCGCGCAGTTCGCTTCGGACCTCGACGCCGCTACCCGCGCCCAGCTGGACCGCGGCCAGCGCGTGACCGAGCTGATGAAGCAGCCGCAGTACACCCCGCTGTCGATCGCCGAACTCGGCCTGTCCGTGTTCGCCGCCGAGAAGGGCTACCTCGACGACCTGCCGATCAACAAGGTGCTGCCGTTCGAGAAGGGCCTGCACGCTTTCTTCCGCCAGAACAATGGCGAGCTGATGGCGAAGATCGACGAGACCGGCGACTGGGACAAGGACATCGAGGCCACCTTCAAGGCGGGCACCGACGAGTTCAAGAAGACCGGTAGCTGGTAA
- a CDS encoding F0F1 ATP synthase subunit delta translates to MAQALTLARPYARAAFEVAHASGALADWSAALNFAGAVAVDPQVAGLGSDPRVLPKQLVAIHLPQGMPADAPFARFLEELAENGRMGLLPEIATLYDQYKLESESTLKVKVTSALDLDTAQAEVLRASLKRRFKREIELETHVDAALLGGVVIDTGEQVIDGSARGRLQRLASVLTH, encoded by the coding sequence ATGGCACAGGCGCTCACCCTCGCCCGACCGTACGCGCGCGCTGCCTTCGAGGTAGCGCACGCGTCCGGTGCGCTCGCCGACTGGTCGGCGGCGCTGAATTTCGCCGGTGCCGTGGCTGTCGACCCGCAGGTCGCCGGCCTCGGTTCCGACCCGCGCGTGCTGCCGAAGCAGCTCGTCGCGATCCATCTTCCGCAGGGCATGCCTGCCGATGCGCCGTTCGCACGCTTCCTCGAGGAGCTGGCGGAAAACGGCCGCATGGGCCTGCTTCCGGAAATCGCCACGCTCTACGACCAGTACAAGCTGGAGTCGGAGTCGACCCTGAAGGTCAAGGTCACGAGCGCGCTGGATCTCGACACCGCCCAGGCCGAAGTGCTGCGCGCTTCGCTGAAGCGCCGCTTCAAGCGCGAGATCGAACTGGAAACGCACGTCGACGCGGCGTTACTCGGTGGTGTCGTCATCGACACGGGCGAGCAGGTCATCGACGGTTCGGCGCGCGGCCGCCTGCAGCGGCTGGCCAGCGTGCTGACGCACTGA
- a CDS encoding F0F1 ATP synthase subunit B, which translates to MEINMTFLGQMISFAILVWFTTKFIWPQLNGAIEERQKKVAEGLAAAERARAELKDADVKVAAEIKQARLQSTEIIDKAQAQANAIIEKARVEATDEINRLKAQAQEEIASMAQRAREQLREQVGALAIQGAEKIVQREIDPAAHKALLDQLAAEI; encoded by the coding sequence ATGGAAATCAACATGACCTTCCTGGGCCAGATGATCTCTTTTGCGATCCTGGTCTGGTTCACCACCAAGTTCATCTGGCCCCAGCTCAACGGTGCCATCGAAGAGCGCCAGAAGAAGGTGGCAGAGGGTTTGGCCGCGGCTGAGCGTGCGCGCGCCGAGCTCAAGGACGCCGACGTCAAGGTCGCGGCCGAGATCAAGCAGGCTCGCCTGCAGTCGACCGAGATCATCGACAAGGCACAGGCCCAGGCCAACGCCATCATCGAGAAGGCTCGCGTCGAAGCTACCGACGAAATCAACCGTCTGAAGGCCCAGGCCCAGGAGGAGATCGCGTCGATGGCACAGCGTGCACGCGAACAGCTGCGTGAGCAGGTGGGTGCGCTCGCTATCCAGGGTGCAGAGAAGATCGTCCAGCGTGAAATCGATCCGGCGGCCCACAAGGCGCTGCTCGACCAGCTCGCTGCCGAGATCTGA
- the atpE gene encoding F0F1 ATP synthase subunit C — translation MELASLLAHVQGMTAIAIGVIIGLGALGACLGIALMGSKFLESAARQPELVPLLQGRMFLLAGLIDAAFIIGLAVALLFAFSNPLVNVVRTAVGG, via the coding sequence ATGGAACTCGCCTCGCTTCTCGCCCACGTGCAGGGCATGACCGCCATCGCCATCGGCGTCATCATCGGTCTTGGCGCGCTTGGCGCCTGCCTCGGTATCGCCCTGATGGGTTCGAAGTTCCTCGAGTCGGCCGCCCGCCAGCCGGAACTCGTCCCGCTGCTGCAGGGCCGCATGTTCCTGCTCGCCGGCCTGATCGACGCGGCGTTCATCATCGGCCTCGCCGTGGCGCTGCTCTTCGCGTTCTCGAACCCGCTGGTCAACGTCGTCCGCACTGCGGTCGGCGGCTAA
- the atpB gene encoding F0F1 ATP synthase subunit A codes for MASEPQGGLTEYIQHHLNHMTVNFSADHFWFWNLRADSIVIAFGLGVIFCLWFWLFARKATSGVPSKGQAFVEIIIEFVDTQVKDTFHGDRRTVTPLALSIFMWVFLMNAMDLLPVDLFSWIVTHVAGPEAAHHTFGRQVPTADINTTVGLSVAVLFIVIGHGIKAKGGFGFGKELLTAPFHAESPVAKAILVIPNLLLNVVETLSKPVSLAMRLFGNMYGGELVFMLIAGLMVSWISFVPGVVFNTAWAIFHILIIALQAFIFMMLTIVYIATAREHH; via the coding sequence ATGGCTAGCGAACCGCAGGGCGGTCTGACCGAATACATCCAGCACCACCTGAACCACATGACGGTGAATTTCAGCGCCGATCATTTCTGGTTCTGGAACCTGCGTGCTGACTCGATCGTCATCGCCTTCGGCCTTGGCGTGATCTTCTGCCTGTGGTTCTGGCTGTTCGCCCGCAAGGCGACGTCGGGCGTGCCGTCGAAGGGCCAGGCGTTCGTCGAAATCATCATCGAGTTCGTCGACACCCAGGTGAAGGACACCTTCCACGGTGACCGCCGCACGGTGACGCCGCTGGCACTGTCGATCTTCATGTGGGTGTTCCTCATGAATGCGATGGATCTCCTGCCGGTCGACCTGTTCAGCTGGATCGTGACCCACGTTGCCGGTCCGGAAGCGGCCCACCACACCTTTGGTCGCCAGGTCCCCACCGCCGACATCAACACCACCGTCGGCCTGTCGGTCGCCGTGCTGTTCATCGTCATCGGCCACGGCATCAAGGCCAAGGGCGGCTTCGGCTTCGGCAAGGAACTGCTGACGGCCCCGTTCCACGCGGAGAGCCCGGTCGCCAAGGCGATCCTGGTGATCCCGAACCTTCTTCTCAACGTCGTCGAAACCCTGTCGAAGCCCGTGTCGCTCGCCATGCGACTGTTCGGCAACATGTACGGCGGCGAACTGGTGTTCATGCTGATTGCCGGTCTGATGGTGAGCTGGATCAGCTTCGTGCCTGGCGTCGTGTTCAACACGGCCTGGGCGATCTTCCACATCCTGATCATCGCCCTGCAGGCGTTCATCTTCATGATGCTGACGATCGTCTACATCGCCACGGCGCGGGAACACCACTAA
- a CDS encoding ATP synthase subunit I, protein MRVVFTQLAVAVVAGLAFCLQGRAAGLAAFTGALIVALATALLAARAFSALGGAGATFMRFLVGMILRWIILIGGLLLILVQWKLPPLPTLVGLVAAYVVNVFAFRFKG, encoded by the coding sequence ATGCGCGTGGTCTTCACGCAGCTGGCGGTGGCCGTGGTCGCGGGACTCGCTTTTTGCCTGCAGGGGCGTGCCGCTGGACTGGCCGCTTTCACGGGTGCCCTGATCGTCGCTCTCGCCACCGCGCTGCTTGCTGCGCGAGCGTTCAGCGCGCTGGGCGGGGCAGGGGCAACGTTCATGCGGTTCCTCGTGGGCATGATCCTTCGCTGGATCATCCTCATTGGTGGACTGCTGCTCATCCTGGTTCAGTGGAAGCTGCCACCCTTGCCGACATTGGTCGGCCTCGTGGCGGCTTACGTGGTTAACGTATTTGCATTCAGATTCAAGGGTTGA
- a CDS encoding phasin family protein → MPHVNAYADLTRFVEQATAAQAVAWRGMERVADLHLQALEGHARAASGLMADAMLVQDADAMRAVLARGGELQREGAERAATAAGDIVGVAVQTATSLGALVGQPARA, encoded by the coding sequence ATGCCCCACGTAAACGCTTACGCCGATCTGACCCGGTTCGTCGAACAGGCGACCGCCGCGCAAGCCGTAGCCTGGCGTGGCATGGAGCGCGTCGCGGACCTGCACCTGCAGGCGCTAGAGGGCCATGCCCGCGCGGCGTCCGGCCTGATGGCCGACGCGATGCTCGTGCAGGATGCCGATGCCATGCGCGCGGTGCTCGCGCGTGGCGGCGAACTCCAGCGGGAAGGTGCCGAGCGGGCCGCAACGGCCGCGGGCGACATCGTGGGTGTGGCCGTGCAGACGGCTACATCGCTGGGTGCACTGGTGGGCCAGCCCGCCAGGGCCTGA
- the queD gene encoding 6-carboxytetrahydropterin synthase QueD, with product MRIFKRFNIEAAHRLPNVPEGHKCSRLHGHSFHVELHVEGPIDPVFGWVMDFGDLKARFKPLYERLDHNYLNDIPGLENPTSENLARWIFENLRAEVPLLCKVVVHETCTSGAEYVG from the coding sequence ATGCGCATCTTCAAACGTTTCAACATCGAGGCGGCCCACCGCCTGCCGAACGTGCCGGAGGGCCATAAGTGCTCGCGCCTGCACGGCCACTCCTTCCATGTCGAGCTCCACGTGGAGGGTCCGATCGACCCCGTATTCGGCTGGGTGATGGACTTTGGCGACCTGAAGGCGCGCTTCAAGCCGCTGTACGAGCGGCTCGACCATAACTACCTCAATGACATCCCCGGCCTCGAAAACCCCACGAGCGAGAACCTCGCGCGCTGGATTTTCGAGAACCTTCGGGCCGAAGTGCCCTTGCTGTGCAAGGTCGTGGTGCATGAGACCTGCACCTCGGGCGCCGAATACGTCGGTTGA
- a CDS encoding LuxR family transcriptional regulator, whose product MCLGRESIDQPQPCVLAEGVFSALPWPCVVWRDDGGRAVMVNAAFQREFGVGRGRVGPAWLAAHLVETDQPDEFLFVDRHARTRRYRVTRESLDVASVSFQAVFLMPLGEEAVATTAPSPATCLPPGVTLTPRESQVLDGIMLGKLNKIIASELRISPKTVELHRSNLMAKLRVHNVVELARVVLDTPPDIALAQPSRVAS is encoded by the coding sequence ATGTGCCTTGGCCGTGAGTCCATCGACCAGCCGCAGCCCTGCGTCCTGGCCGAGGGAGTGTTTTCTGCATTGCCCTGGCCCTGCGTGGTCTGGCGCGACGACGGCGGCCGGGCCGTCATGGTCAATGCCGCGTTCCAGCGTGAGTTCGGCGTAGGCCGCGGACGGGTCGGACCCGCGTGGCTTGCCGCCCACCTGGTGGAAACCGACCAGCCCGATGAATTCCTCTTCGTGGACCGGCACGCCCGCACCCGGCGTTATCGGGTGACCCGGGAAAGCCTGGACGTGGCATCCGTGAGCTTCCAGGCCGTTTTCCTGATGCCCCTGGGCGAGGAAGCGGTCGCAACGACTGCGCCCAGCCCCGCCACCTGCCTGCCTCCGGGGGTGACCCTGACCCCGCGCGAATCGCAGGTCCTCGACGGCATCATGCTTGGCAAGCTCAACAAGATCATCGCCAGCGAGCTGCGGATCAGCCCGAAGACAGTAGAGCTGCACCGCTCGAACCTCATGGCCAAACTGCGAGTGCATAACGTCGTCGAACTGGCGCGCGTGGTGCTCGATACGCCACCCGACATCGCCCTGGCTCAGCCGTCTCGCGTCGCCTCGTAA
- a CDS encoding RNA pyrophosphohydrolase — translation MIDADGYRPNVGIVLLNGDGRLFWARRVNRDGWQFPQGGMRSDETPLEAMYRELEEETGLHAEHVEVLAETRGWLRYRLPNRFVRHHQRPTCIGQKQVWFLLRLTGGEDALRLDACEKPEFDLWRWVDFWYPANHVVNFKRQVYERALRQFAPMVETLCRVEVGTCPQQAELLRLAREAAGQG, via the coding sequence ATGATCGACGCAGATGGCTATCGACCAAACGTGGGGATTGTCCTCCTCAACGGCGACGGCCGCCTGTTCTGGGCGCGCCGGGTGAATCGTGACGGCTGGCAGTTCCCTCAGGGCGGCATGCGCAGCGATGAAACCCCGCTGGAAGCGATGTACCGCGAGCTGGAGGAAGAAACCGGCCTGCATGCGGAACACGTGGAAGTGCTGGCCGAAACCCGCGGCTGGCTGCGCTATCGCCTGCCGAACCGGTTCGTCCGCCACCACCAGCGTCCCACCTGCATCGGCCAGAAGCAGGTCTGGTTCCTGCTGCGACTCACCGGAGGCGAAGACGCTCTTCGCCTCGACGCCTGTGAAAAGCCGGAGTTCGACCTCTGGCGCTGGGTGGATTTCTGGTACCCGGCCAACCACGTGGTGAACTTCAAGCGCCAGGTCTACGAGCGGGCCCTGCGCCAGTTCGCGCCGATGGTCGAAACGCTCTGCCGGGTCGAGGTGGGCACCTGCCCGCAACAGGCTGAACTGCTCCGCCTGGCCCGCGAGGCCGCAGGCCAGGGCTGA
- a CDS encoding (2Fe-2S)-binding protein has translation MYICMCNAVTDHAIRRLAAEGVDSFAELQSRTGCSDCCGACEPEARACLREAVDATANASRPAILTFLPASA, from the coding sequence ATGTACATCTGCATGTGCAATGCCGTCACCGACCACGCCATCCGCCGCCTTGCGGCCGAGGGCGTCGACTCGTTTGCCGAGCTGCAGTCCCGCACGGGCTGCTCGGACTGCTGCGGCGCTTGCGAGCCCGAGGCGCGGGCTTGCCTGAGGGAAGCGGTGGATGCGACGGCGAATGCCTCGCGGCCGGCGATTCTTACGTTCTTGCCGGCTTCGGCTTGA
- the bfr gene encoding bacterioferritin has protein sequence MKGDAKVIEFLNKVLYNELAAINQYFLHYRMFKDWGYNELAKHEYEESIEEMKHADKLIERILFLDGLPNLQHLGKLRIGENVVEALQGDLDLEMIATKDLREAIAYSEGIHDFVSRDLFKFILGQEEEHIDWLETQFSLISDIGAERYMLSKVGSLDKH, from the coding sequence ATGAAGGGCGACGCGAAAGTCATCGAATTCCTCAACAAGGTCCTCTACAACGAGCTGGCCGCCATCAATCAGTACTTCCTGCATTACAGGATGTTCAAGGATTGGGGTTACAACGAGCTGGCCAAGCACGAGTACGAGGAATCGATCGAGGAGATGAAGCACGCGGACAAGCTCATCGAGCGGATCCTGTTCCTCGATGGCCTGCCGAACCTGCAGCACCTGGGCAAGCTGCGCATCGGCGAAAACGTTGTCGAAGCCCTGCAGGGCGACCTCGACCTCGAGATGATCGCCACGAAGGACCTGCGCGAAGCCATCGCCTATAGCGAAGGCATCCATGACTTCGTCAGTCGCGACCTGTTCAAGTTCATCCTCGGCCAGGAAGAAGAGCATATCGACTGGCTGGAAACCCAGTTCAGCCTGATCTCGGACATCGGCGCCGAGCGCTACATGCTCAGCAAGGTCGGATCGCTCGACAAGCACTGA
- a CDS encoding polymer-forming cytoskeletal protein, with product MFSSNRKNQGPAVGTAATSLIARGVTLRGDVHFSGALHLDGTVEGSIHADPSSDGVLTISETGRVVGRIEVPHAVINGGVTGDIDVAERLELASLARIDGDVHYQVLEMAAGAQVNGKMIHRAPVTVRQLAQAAIEAAPALS from the coding sequence ATGTTCAGCAGCAACCGTAAGAACCAGGGCCCCGCCGTCGGCACGGCCGCCACCAGCCTGATCGCCCGCGGCGTGACCTTGCGCGGCGACGTGCACTTCTCCGGCGCCCTCCATCTGGACGGGACCGTCGAAGGCTCGATCCACGCCGATCCGTCCAGCGATGGTGTTCTCACCATCAGCGAGACCGGCCGCGTAGTCGGCCGCATCGAGGTGCCGCACGCCGTGATCAATGGCGGCGTCACCGGCGACATCGACGTGGCCGAACGCCTTGAGCTGGCGTCCCTGGCGCGGATCGACGGCGACGTGCACTACCAGGTGCTGGAGATGGCGGCGGGCGCCCAGGTCAACGGCAAGATGATCCATCGGGCCCCGGTCACGGTGCGGCAGCTGGCCCAGGCGGCGATCGAGGCAGCGCCCGCGCTCTCCTAA
- the erpA gene encoding iron-sulfur cluster insertion protein ErpA, translating to MAPTGAPDYRSAGTPLNFTEAAARKVHELIEEEGNPGLKLRVYISGGGCSGFQYGFTFDEDQAEDDLAVSREGVTLLVDPLSLQYLTGAEIDYAESFSGSQFVIRNPNAKTTCGCGSSFSA from the coding sequence ATGGCTCCGACCGGCGCACCGGACTACCGGTCGGCCGGTACGCCGCTGAACTTCACCGAGGCCGCGGCCCGCAAGGTCCACGAGCTGATCGAAGAAGAAGGCAATCCCGGCCTGAAGCTGCGCGTGTACATCAGCGGCGGCGGCTGCTCGGGCTTCCAGTACGGCTTCACCTTCGACGAAGACCAGGCCGAGGATGACCTCGCCGTGTCGCGCGAGGGCGTCACCCTGCTGGTCGATCCGCTTTCGCTGCAATACCTGACCGGCGCCGAGATCGATTACGCCGAGTCGTTCAGCGGCTCGCAGTTCGTCATCCGCAACCCCAACGCGAAGACGACCTGCGGTTGCGGTTCGTCCTTCAGCGCCTGA
- the nudC gene encoding NAD(+) diphosphatase: MSVEQERDKAAATRARENVFAGIDIDRMAERREDRLWIEETERAASTQFLVLDTEGQAFVTADADAPHWMTPAMRSERFGDVVSTFLGLSAGKAWFALVLDEAHGELFSALTGARRMSLREAGLLFDAFEAGLFAYAKGVTHWQRQTRFCTLCGSPTVVVAAGHRVQCTNPDGAHLHFPRTDAAIIVIVEHGDACLLGRQRGWPAGRYSTLAGFIEPGESLEDAVRREVREESGVEVQHVTYHSSQPWPLPASLMVGFTATARTREIHLRDDELEDARWFTVDDIVQGMASGSLGVPPPLSVSYRLIEHWLGLRGVSLGELIARAPKRPVA; encoded by the coding sequence GTGAGCGTCGAGCAGGAGCGCGACAAAGCCGCGGCGACCCGCGCCCGGGAAAATGTCTTCGCCGGGATCGACATCGACCGCATGGCGGAGCGGCGCGAAGACCGGCTCTGGATCGAAGAGACCGAGCGCGCGGCCAGCACGCAATTCCTCGTGCTCGACACCGAAGGCCAGGCCTTCGTCACCGCCGACGCCGACGCGCCGCACTGGATGACTCCGGCGATGCGCAGCGAGCGCTTCGGCGACGTAGTGTCGACCTTCCTCGGCCTGTCCGCGGGCAAGGCGTGGTTTGCGCTGGTCCTCGATGAAGCCCACGGCGAGCTGTTCAGCGCGCTGACCGGTGCGCGCCGGATGTCCCTGCGCGAAGCCGGCCTGCTGTTCGATGCGTTCGAGGCGGGTCTGTTCGCCTATGCCAAGGGCGTGACCCACTGGCAGCGGCAGACGCGTTTCTGCACGCTATGCGGCTCGCCCACCGTGGTGGTCGCCGCCGGCCATCGCGTGCAGTGCACGAATCCCGATGGCGCACACCTGCACTTTCCACGGACCGACGCCGCGATCATCGTGATCGTGGAGCACGGCGACGCCTGCCTGCTCGGCCGCCAGCGCGGCTGGCCCGCGGGGCGTTACTCGACGCTTGCCGGCTTCATCGAACCGGGCGAGTCGCTGGAAGACGCGGTGCGCCGCGAAGTCCGCGAAGAATCCGGGGTCGAAGTGCAGCACGTGACGTACCACTCGTCGCAGCCGTGGCCGCTGCCGGCGTCGTTGATGGTGGGCTTCACGGCCACGGCCCGCACGCGCGAGATCCACCTGCGCGACGACGAGCTGGAGGACGCGCGCTGGTTCACCGTCGACGACATCGTCCAGGGCATGGCCTCGGGCAGCCTCGGCGTGCCGCCCCCGCTGTCGGTGTCCTACCGGCTGATCGAGCACTGGCTGGGCCTGCGCGGCGTTAGCCTCGGCGAACTGATCGCCCGTGCACCGAAGCGGCCCGTGGCGTAA